In Isosphaera pallida ATCC 43644, the sequence CGCTGCCACGCGATCGGCAACGGCTTGACTCCGAGGCGGGAGGATTTGAGGGTGTCCTCGATGAGTGCCAGCGGCGAGGGGATGGGATCGGGGGAGGAATGGGATCGACCCGGTCTGAGCATCGGTTTTCCCGGCCAAAGCCGGTCCGAGGAGTTGGCCCCGCCCCGTCGCCGCAAGCGGCCCATGAGTCGTTGGCGGATGTGGATTCGTCGGGTGATGCCCAACGACGGGCGGATGGTTACCGTGCTGGTGTTGGCCCTGGGCTTTGAGCTCTACCACGTCACCCAGGAGATCGAGAAAGGGATCAGCCGGTTCGACAACGCCGTTCGCGGCCACGTTACCCCCCTGCCCTTGTTGGGCTTGACCTTAATCTGGGGCGCGCAACGTGCAGCGCGGTTTCATCCATTCTATTGGCCCGACTACAGCGACTGGCTTCGTCTGACCCCCTGGCGACCCGGCAACGATCCGCCCTGGGGGCCGATCCGTCTGGTGGCTCAGGATTTGCTGCTTTTGGGACTTTGGGCCGGACTGGTCTGGGGGCTGAGTGGGGGGACGTTGCACCCGTTCAAAGTGGTCTCGATGTTCCTACTTGGTTATCTTGGGATGAGCGTGCCGCCCATCCTCAACGGTGGCGCGCCGTTGCTGGCCTGTCTGACCCTATTTGGCTTGGGGGGGATCATTCGAGTCTACAACGATCCTCATTGGATGCTCGGGGTTGCGGTGGGCACCGCGTTGGTGGCCCACCTGGGACAAATTCGCGCGCTGCGTCAGTTTCCCTGGACTCAGGTGCCCACGGTCAAAATCGGCCACTTGGCGATTCGCTCGCGACCCGATCCGGCGCGGGTTCGCGTGAAGGATTCCAACGGCGAGACCGTGGACGATCCCGAGGACCTTGGCGATCTGGGTTATCCCTTAGAACAGCTGCGGCCCCTGCACTCCTGGGAGTTGAAGCGGATGCCGGTGCTGGGAGCCGTGCTGGTCTCGGCGCTGGTGGCCTGGTGGTTTCATGTCGCAGCGATCGCGTTTGGTGGGACCGGCCAACCGCTGCTGGGTCCGCTCACGGGGTTTTACGTTCACATCTGCCTGGGGATTTTGCTGGTGCGGACGTTGGTGTATTTCACCCGCGTCCGTCCGCCAATCACCCTGGGAGGGCGGTTGCGGACCGGGCGGTTTCTTCAGCTAAGGTACGACGTGGCGCTGCTGCCGCTTCCCCTGATCGTGGTGACGGCCGTGAGCGTGCCGCTGGTGGGTCAAGGGCTGGCCGGGGAGGTGCTTTTGCCCGCGGCGTTGGGGTTGACCTGGTTCGTTGGCCTGGCATGTCCGCCGACCCTGGCGTGGTGGCGGTTAGCGGGCAGCTATCGTTTCGACGACACCGCGTTCCGCAACGCCAACAGCGATTCCCGCGTCGGAGACTTCGTCAAGACCGGTTGAGCGGGCAGTTTTCCGGTTTTGGTTCTGGTTCCAGTGTCGTGGGCGTGGGTGAGGCTGAGGCGATGACCTCCGCCAGGGCGTAGGGGCGCGCGTCGTTGGACTCGAACCGCACGCGAATCAGAATCTCAGCGAGGATGCCGAAGAAGATCGACATGACCGCGCCCAGGAAGAAGGTCGCGGCGAGACCTGGCAGCGGTGTCTCGATGAAGGTCGGGCTCCAGTCCACCCCGAAGGCTGCCGCCACCAGTCCGTATTTGAGCGCCACCATGAAGACGAACACCAACCCCGTGGCGGTTAGGAATGCCTGGGCCGTTTGGCCGAAGAAGTGCATCGGCTTAGTTTGGTAGCGGGTCATGAAGCGGATCAGGAACAGGTCGAACAAGACCTTGAAGATCCGGCTAGGCCCGTATTTGCTCACCCCCGCGCGTCGGGGACGGTGGTTGACCTCCTGCTCGACCACCTTGGCTCCCAGAATACCGAGATATAAGGGAATGAACCGGTGCATGTCGCCGTAGAGGCGCAACTGCTTGAGGTAACAGGCGCGGTAGGCTTTGAGGGTGCAACCGTAGTCGTGCAGCTTGACGCCGGAGGCTCGGCCGATCATCCAGTTGGCGATGCGGCTGGGCAAAACCCGCGTGATGGTCTTGTCTCGACGTTGGCGACGCCAGCCGGAGACCACATCGACCCCGTCGCGCTCCAGACGCTCGACCAACCTGGGAATGTCGGCAGGGTCGTTTTGGCCATCGGCATCCAGGGGCAGGATAATCTCGCCGCGGGCCAGCTCGAACCCGGCCGACATCGCGGCGGTCTGGCCGTAGTTGCGGTTGAGCCGGGCGGCGATCGTAGGGATGGTTGAATCGCCTTCGGCAGCCAACCGTTGAAGCACCGCGAAGGAGTCGTCGGTGGAGCAGTCATCCACGTAGATGATTTCGCAGGGCCGTCCCATCGCGTGAAGGACACGACGAATCTCGGCGTCAAGCGATTCGAGGTTGTCGCGTTCGTTATACACCGGCAGCACCACCGACAGCGAGCCGCGTCCTAAAGGGGGCGTGGCGTTGGCGTGGCCGTTGGCAAGGGGGGGCAGAGCGTCGGCGGCGGTAACGGGACGCGAGTTCATCGACGGTGGGGAACCTCAGGGTTTGAAGGGCGAGCTAGCGGTCGAGTCGATGCGTAGTGGGATGGGGTCGAGCGATGAGGATGGATGAGAAGTTGGGAGAAGGAGGCGCGGGAAAGGATCAGCGGATCGGGTCGCGGTCGATCCCCAGGTCACGCAAGGCGTTGGCAACTACCAACACCGTTGCGCCCACGTCCGCCAGGATCGCCAGCCAAAGCGAGGCCCAGCCCAGGGCGGCCAGACCCAGCACGGCGGCCTTAAGTCCCAAAGCGATTCGGATATTCTGATAAATTCGGGCCAATGTGCCGCGGCTGAGGTCGATCAGCCAGGGCAGACGGGTCAGGTCTTCGGCTAGTAGAACGACGTCGGCAGTCTCCAGAGCTGCGCCGGAGGCCAGACGGTGGGCAGCGATGCCCACCGTGGCCGAGGCCAGGGCCGGGGTATCGTTGACCCCGTCCCCTACCATGCCGATGGGGCCGTATTGATCGCGCAGGGTCTCGATCAGGTCGGCTTTGTGTCCAGGGGCGACCTCGGCGCGGATTTGCTCGGGGGGGAATCCCAGGCGTTCCCCCATGCGGGCGGCGACGGCCTGGGAGTCTCCCGAAATCATCCAGGGGATGAGGCCTTGGTCGCGTAGGCGATCCAGGGCGCGGCGTGCTTCGGGACGCTCCTGGTCGTGAAAGCGGACCCAACCCAGGACCCCCTCGGCGCGCGAGCCGACCAGCACGACGGGCCCTTCGACTGCGCTGGGTTGGAAAAGGTCGGGCCAACCGCGACGCACCTGGTCGCGTTCGCGTTCGTCCAGGACGCGGGGAGAGCCGAGCCAGTAGGATTGGCCGTCGAGTTCGGCTTCGACGCCGACGCCGGGAATCGTCCGGGCGTGGTGGACCTCCAGAAGTTCCAGACCCCGCGCGCGGGCGTGGTCGGCCAGCGAGCGTCCCAGGGGATGGCTGCTGTGGTCGCCCAGACTCGCGGCGATTCGCAAAATCCAGTCGGGGTCTCCAACACTGGGCGCAGCGTGGATTCCAGCGACTTGCAAGCGGTCGCGGGTGAGGGTGCCGGTTTTATCGAAGGCTAGCAAACGCAGCTTCCCTAGCGCCTCCAGGGCGTCGCCGTCTTTGATCAGAATGCCACGGCGGGCCGCCAGGGTCAGGCCGCGGACCACCGCCACCGGGGTGGCGATTACCAAAGCGCACGGACAAGCGACGATCAGGGCGACCAGACCCCGGAAGAACCAGTCGCTCCAGACTGGCACGCCGCCTTGGGCGAGGACCACCAACGGTGGCAGGAGCATGAGGGCCACGGCCACACCGAAGACCGCCGGCGTGTACCAGGAGGCGAACCGCTCGACCGAGCGCTCCACGGGAGCGCGACGGACCCGCGCCGCACGGACCCGTTCGAGGATACCGGCCAGCAAGGTGTGGTGGTGGTCCCGCGACACCACCAGGTCGATCGAACCCTCGCCGTTAATCGAGCCAGCGAAGACCTCATCGCCAGGATGCTTGGCAACCGGAACCGATTCGCCCGTCAACGCGCGCTGATCAACCTGGGTGTAGCCCGCCACGATGCGTCCGTCCAGGGGAACCGCCTCCCCAGCGCGGACTCGTATCCGTTCGCCGGGACGGATCGACGCGGCGGGCACGGTTTCGAGTTGGAACGCTGAATCAGGGGAAGAGTTGGAAGCCGACTCCGAAGCTGGCACGAGTCGATTGGCGGTGGTGGGAGTTTGCGCTAACAACGCCCGGATCGAATCCCGAGCGCGTTGAAGCGTCAGGGTCTCAAGCGCTTCGGAAACCGCGAACAGCAAGGCGAGCGCGGCGGCCTCATTCCACTCTCCCAGGACCAAAGCTCCGAGGATAGCGGCGACGACCAAAGCGTGGATGCCCAAGCGGCGTTGGCGAGTGGCCAGCCAGGCGGCGGGAGCGATCTCGACCAAACCCACCACGATGGCGAAAGCCTGACCCAAACGTTGCCATGCCGGACTCGGAGCGAAAGCCGAGGCCACCAGCACCAACCCGCCGAGACCCGCTCGAATCAAACGCAGCTGGGCTCGGCGGGCGTGAGCGCGCTCGCCAACGCCGGGATCCACCGGCGGCGGGGTCACCACGTTCAAGCCCGGCAGCGCCCGAGGCGTGGCGGGAGGGGAAGCCGAGGAGGATTCAGCACGGCAGGCAACCGGCGGCGAAGACGACCAGGTGGACGGGCAAGGTGCGACCGAGTCGGCCATTTCCAGCTGATGACGCAAGCGGTCGGACCACGATGCCTCGCACGGATCGTCGAGATGGTCCACCCAAAGCCGCTGCGCTTCCCAATCAAACTCCACCGCCAGAACGCCGGGAAGCCGCTCGAGGTCATGTTTCAACGAGCCGATCCGCCGAGCGTCGAGCGGTTTCGGGAGCGTCAGTTGGGTCCGAGCGACGCCCATCGTGCGATTCCGCTCCCTTTCCACTTCAGCATTGGGACGGCCTTGATGGTAACAATCAAATATTGTTTCCCGCGCGACGGTTTCGTCAAGCCGATCGTATCCTCTGCGGACGCTGTGTCGTGAGAATCATCCCACCCTCTGAATCTGAAAAACGTGGTATGCGGACGCAGTGGAACGAATCCGGTACAATCGGGTTGGTATTCAATGGAACGGCTTGACTCATCGGCTCGTCGTCCTAGTCGCCTCATTCGCAACCGCGATCGCGGGTCGCGGAGCAGGTCCCTTTGAGTGGTGCGCCCGAACGCGACCGTTCCCGGCGAAACGACCCGACTTGACTCAAAGCCAGTGTGTCGGCTGGATTGAGACGTCAGCCGGATATTCTGCTGTGGGGTCTCGAATTGGGTCGAGGCTGGATCAAGGTCGCCGGCGTCGCCGTTGGGTCCTTGGGCTTGGCAACCGACCGTGGCCCGACCAATCAGGTTTGGCCGATCTCTCGTATCTAATCGTTACCATCAAGGCCGTCCCGTTGTTTTGTCTTCCCGTTCGTAGCGAGAGCGTTTGGCGATGGAACCCCATTCCCCCCCTGACTCGTCGCCGACTGAACATGCTCCGGCGTCGCCCGCTGCGGCGAATGAGAAACTCGCCGCGCCTTCGCCTCCTCGAACCGTCCCTGCGCCTCCGTTGCGGGGGCAACATCGCCGTCGAACCAAGAGACGGTCGGGGGGCTTCTGGCGGGTCGTGTCCCGGCCGTTGCGTCGGTTGGTGGGGCGTTCCTCCTCGTCGGGAGGTTCCGGTTCGCGCGGACGCCCCGGTTCAATGGCGGTCGAGGTGGAAGGAACCACCGCCGTCCGCGATCGGACCAACGCCGCGGCCACGGACTTCCCAAACCCCAACGAATCCTCCCGCGGGCGGTCGGGCGACGGTGTCAAGCTCGGCGGTTCCCGTTCCTCGTTGAAACTGGTTTTGGCCGTCCTAGCGGCCGGCGTCGCGCTGGCGTTGGGGCTGGGAGCGCTTTACGGCCCTGGCTTGGTCAAACGTTACCAGACCCGATCGGCCCGTCTCGCCGCCTTCGAGGTCGCCGACGCTCGGTTGAACTCCGCCAACTACAACGACGCCCTCGACCCTTTGGCCGAGTTTCTCAAAACCCATCCCAGCGATTTTCGCGGCGTTGAGAAGGTGGTCGCCATTCTGCAAACCCATCGGGACAAACTGACTCGCGCTAAGCGCCAAGAAGCCGA encodes:
- a CDS encoding glycosyltransferase family 2 protein; this encodes MNSRPVTAADALPPLANGHANATPPLGRGSLSVVLPVYNERDNLESLDAEIRRVLHAMGRPCEIIYVDDCSTDDSFAVLQRLAAEGDSTIPTIAARLNRNYGQTAAMSAGFELARGEIILPLDADGQNDPADIPRLVERLERDGVDVVSGWRRQRRDKTITRVLPSRIANWMIGRASGVKLHDYGCTLKAYRACYLKQLRLYGDMHRFIPLYLGILGAKVVEQEVNHRPRRAGVSKYGPSRIFKVLFDLFLIRFMTRYQTKPMHFFGQTAQAFLTATGLVFVFMVALKYGLVAAAFGVDWSPTFIETPLPGLAATFFLGAVMSIFFGILAEILIRVRFESNDARPYALAEVIASASPTPTTLEPEPKPENCPLNRS
- a CDS encoding heavy metal translocating P-type ATPase; translated protein: MGVARTQLTLPKPLDARRIGSLKHDLERLPGVLAVEFDWEAQRLWVDHLDDPCEASWSDRLRHQLEMADSVAPCPSTWSSSPPVACRAESSSASPPATPRALPGLNVVTPPPVDPGVGERAHARRAQLRLIRAGLGGLVLVASAFAPSPAWQRLGQAFAIVVGLVEIAPAAWLATRQRRLGIHALVVAAILGALVLGEWNEAAALALLFAVSEALETLTLQRARDSIRALLAQTPTTANRLVPASESASNSSPDSAFQLETVPAASIRPGERIRVRAGEAVPLDGRIVAGYTQVDQRALTGESVPVAKHPGDEVFAGSINGEGSIDLVVSRDHHHTLLAGILERVRAARVRRAPVERSVERFASWYTPAVFGVAVALMLLPPLVVLAQGGVPVWSDWFFRGLVALIVACPCALVIATPVAVVRGLTLAARRGILIKDGDALEALGKLRLLAFDKTGTLTRDRLQVAGIHAAPSVGDPDWILRIAASLGDHSSHPLGRSLADHARARGLELLEVHHARTIPGVGVEAELDGQSYWLGSPRVLDERERDQVRRGWPDLFQPSAVEGPVVLVGSRAEGVLGWVRFHDQERPEARRALDRLRDQGLIPWMISGDSQAVAARMGERLGFPPEQIRAEVAPGHKADLIETLRDQYGPIGMVGDGVNDTPALASATVGIAAHRLASGAALETADVVLLAEDLTRLPWLIDLSRGTLARIYQNIRIALGLKAAVLGLAALGWASLWLAILADVGATVLVVANALRDLGIDRDPIR